Genomic DNA from Catellatospora sp. TT07R-123:
ATCACCGCCGGACGCCTCGGCGACCTGTTCGGACCCAAACGGCTGTTCCTGGTCGGTCTGGTCATCTTCACCGCCGCCTCGGTGGCGTGCGCGTTCGCGCAGGACCCGACCCAGCTGATCGTCTTCCGGGTGGTGCAGGGCTTCGGCGGCGCGCTGCTGACCCCGCAGACCCTGTCGGTGATCACCACGATCTTCCCGGCGGACAAGCGCGGTGCCGCGTTCGGCATCTGGGGCGCGGTCGCGGGCGTGGCCACCGTCGCGGGCCCGACCCTGGGCGGCTGGCTGGTCACCGACTACGGCTGGAAGTGGATCTTCCTGGTCAACCTGCCGGTCGGCGTCTTCGCGCTGATCCTGGCCTGGATCGTCATGCCCGACCTGCGGCTCAACCGGCGCCACCAGCTCGACGTGCTCGGCACCGTGCTGGTCAGCATCGGCCTGTTCCTGCTCTGCTACGGCCTGATCGAGGGCCAGCCGCACAAGTGGGGCAAGGCATGGGGCCCGGTCACCATCCCGCAGATCCTCATCGCCGCGGCGGTCGTGCTGGCGCTGTTCATGTTCCAGCAGTACAAGCAGCGCGACGGCGAGCCGCTGATCCCGTTCAGCATCTTCGCCGACCGCAACTTCTCGCTGATGAACTGGGTCGTGTCCGCGATCTCGTTCGGCATGCTCGGCCTGTTCCTGCCGCTGGTCATCTACCTCCAGTCGGTGCTCGGCCTGACCGCGCTCCAGGCCGGTCTGACCACCGCGCCGATGTCGCTGGTGTCGATGTTCATCGCCCCGGTGGCCGGGCGGCTGGCCGACAAGATGGGCGGCAAGTTCATCCTGTTCGGCGGGCTCACCCTGTGGGTCGGCGGCCTGAGCCTGGTCGTCTGGTCCGCGCAGGTCGACTCGCACCGCGCCGACCTACTCCCCGGCCTGCTCATCGCCGGTGTCGGCCTGGGCTGCACGTTCGCGCCGCTACAGACCATCGCCATGCGCAACGTCGCCCCGCAGGTGGCCGGTGCCGCCTCCGGGTTCATCAACACCACCCGCCAGCTCGGCGCGGTGATCGGCTCGGCGGCGGTCGGCGCGCTGCTGCAGGGCCTGCTCTCCGACCAGCTCACGGCCAAGGCGACCGCGAACGCGGCCGCGCTGCCGGAGGCGTTCCGGGGCCGGTTCGTGGAGGGCTTCGCCCAGGCGGGCTCGCGCGGCCTGGAGGTCGGCGCGGGGCAGAGCGGCGCCAAGATGCCGCCCGGCACCCCGCAGAACGTCATCGACCTGGCCCTGAAGACCTTCCACGAGGCGTACGTCGCCGCGATGAAGTCGACGATGCTGCTGCCCCTGATCGTGCTCGCGGTCGCCACCCTGTCGGTGCTGCTGGTGCGCCGCCGCGTGCAGAGCGCGGCGGTGCCCGGCCAGGCCCGGCCGACCGACACCCCGGCCGTCGTCGAGGTCTGACCGGTCTGCCGACGGGCCGCCGACTCCCGGGTCGGCGGCCCGTCGCGTCCGCTCAGGCCGCCGCGAAGTCCGACATGTCGGGGCGGTAGACGACCCAGCCGCCGGCGCCGGTGCGCTTGGCCTCGTACATGGCCAGGTCGGCGCGGGCGACGAGCTCGTCGGGCGCCAGCACGGCCGGATCGCTCAGCGCGATGCCGATGCTCACCCCCACCCGCAGCAGCCGCCGGGCCACCCGGACCGGCTTGCCCGTCGCCGCGATGATCCGGCCGGCCACCGCGGACGCGTCGCCCGGCCCGTCCACCTCGTGCAGCAGCACCGCGAACTCGTCGCCGCCGAACCGGGACGCGACGTCGCCGCTGCGCAGCTGCGCGGCGATCCGGTCGGCGGTCGCCGTCAGCAGCTGGTCGCCCGCCGCGTGCCCCAGCGTGTCGTTGATCTCCTTGAAGCGGTCCAGGTCCAGGAAGAGCACCGCCAGCGTGCTGCCGGTCCCGTCGGCCATCCGCCGCGCGAGCTGCTCCATGAACAGGCGGCGGCTGGCCAGCCCGGTGAGCGGGTCGCGGTGGGCCTGCTGGATGCGCACCACCATGTTGGCGTCGGTCAGGGCCAGGCTGACGTTCTCGGCGAACGCACCGAGGGTCTGCTCGTCGGCGGGGCTGTACGCCCGGGACGGGTCGCACGAGGCCACCAGCAGCGCCCCGGTGACCGTCCCGCTGTCGTGCACCGGGGCGGCCAGCGAGGCGTACACCGGGCCGTCGCCCAGGCGGCTGAGCGCGGGATCGGGGTCGGCCACGCCGTGGCGGACCACGACCTGGTCGGCCCGGATCGCCTCCCCGGCGGTCCCGGCCTGGTCCAGTCCGACCGTCACCTGCTCGTCGACGTCCACCAGCGGACCGGCCGCCGACACCAGCCGGGCCCGGTCCGGATGGGACTCGTCGCGCAGCCACAGCAGGCCGACCTCGTCGCCGAGCAGGTCGCTCGCGGCGGCGGTGACCGCGTCGAGGATGCGCTGGAGCTCCTCGCGGCGGGAGATGGCGCGCTGGATCGCGAACAGGTGCGTCAGCAGCCGCTGCTGCTCCTCCAGCGACTCGCGGATCGAGTGCTCGGCGGCGAGCGTACGCAGCATGGTCAGGGTCAGTTCCAGCACCCGGGCCATGCCCCGGACCAGGTTGCGCTCCTCGATGCCGAACCCCTCGCCCCAGCGGGCCAGCACGAGCTGCCCGGGACGGCTGCCCGCCCACGACGCGGACACGGCCGGGCAGCGGCCCAGCCCCGGCACGTCGAGATCAGCGCGCTGCTGCGCGCCGACCGCGACGATGTCCTCCTGCGGCACCGCGTCGGGCGGGAACCCGATCGACGCGGCCACCTTGCCGTCGAACACCACGGCGGCCACCTCGGCCTCCAGCGCCTGCGCCGACCGCTCCACGCCGTTCTGCACCGCGGTCGGCTCGTCCGGCGAGGCCGACACCACGGCCAGCAGCTCCACGAGCTGCTGGATGTAGAGCGACTCGGCCAGGGGCATGTCAGCTCGCCAGGCCGGTCAGCTGAGGGCCAGTACGACGAGCGTCTGGTTGTGAAAGCCGTCGATGCCGTGGTTGCGGGCGATCTCGCCGTACGTGTAGAAGCCCGCGAACGGCAGCGAACCGGCCCACTTCTGGAGCCGCTCCCCCTCGCGCCGGATGCCCTCCTCGCCGAGCACGGCGCGCAGCGCGGCGCAGCTGAAGGTGAGCATGCCGATCGGTTCCCGCCCGCCGAGGGCGGTCAGCGCGTCGTCGCACGCCGCGTCCGTGGCCTCCAGGATCGTCTGCTCGTCGCCGGTCATCACCCAGGTCAGGCCGCCGGGGTCGATCGCGCCGCCGCCGCCGATGGACCTGCCTTCGAGGTCGACCTCGGTGGACAGGTTGCGGGCCTCGACGCCGGAGCGGCGCTGCACGCCCAGCGGCCGGGGCAGCGCGAACGCGGTGAACGCGGCCGGATCGCGGTACACCTCCGGCGGGGCGTCCAGGCGTTCCAGGTACACGTCGAGGGCGGGGCGGTCGTCGAGGGTGAGCACGCGGCCGTTCTCGCTGCGGGTGACGATCATCGGCTGGCCGATGGTCTCGTAGCCGTGGCGGACCCCCACGGCCAGCGGCGCCTCGGACGCGATGGCCGCGCCGACCACGGCGTCGGTGAGCACCTCGCCGTTGTGGAACAGGTACGCCCCGCTCATGCGCCAGCCGTCGGCCGCGGCGCCGCCGAACAGCGGCACCGCCGCGCCCAGCGCCCGGTAGCAGCCCCGCACGATGCTCTCCTGGTCGCGGACCAGGCCGTCGGTGAGCAGCATGAGCACCTTGTGCGGCAGGTCGACGCGGCTGACGCAGTCGGCGACCTCGTAACCGGCGTCGCCCTGCCGCCCGGCCACCCGGGTGGCCACGCTGGTCTCCACCTGAAGGCCCGCGCCGCCGAGTGCCGCGATGGTGATGGTGCCGTCGGCAGGGCCGCCCGGCCCGATCTCGCCGTGGGTGGTGCAGCCGACCACGGTGACGCCGGGGGCCGCTTCGGCCAGCCCGGCGAGCACCTGCGCGGGATCATGGGTGATGGCGGCGAAGACGACCAGCAGCTTCGCGTCAGGCCCGGTCTGCGCGGCGGTGGCGGCGGCGACCGCCGCGGCGCGGGAGTCGGTCAGGTCGCTGCGGCCGACACCCATCCAGCGCCGGGCAGGTTCGGCGGTCTCGGTTTCCGGCACGGCGGCACCTCCCGGCGTCGAGGACACGCCCGGTCGGGCGCAGATACCTCCATAACTACGCTACTACGTGGGCTTATTTCATCTTACGGAAAGAATGTCGCTTTTCACAGCGAGGTCTCAGGCAACTCCGCTACCACGCGGCCCGCCGCGACGTGCGCTCCCCCGATGATCGGCGGTTGCGGTCTGGAGGTGCACCCGAGGCGCTCCGATTGACCGGAGGTCGCGATCTTGCCCACCCGCCACCGCCACCTCAGGACCGGCGCAGCACCGCGCGGGTCACCGCGCCGAGCAGGCGCGCCGTGAGCAGGCCGTCGCCCAGCCCCAGGCCGACGAAACCGTCGAAGACGCGCTGGTCGGCGGCGGCGGCCCGGATGCCCGCGTCGACCACCCACGGCGCCGCCGTGGCCCGCGCGATCACGCCGGTGTGCCGCAGGTGGCGCGCCATCCGATCCCGCAGTGCGCGGGTGTACGCCGCCCCCGCGTGCTCGCCGTGCCGCGCCGCCGCCCCCGCCAGCGCCCCGGACAGCACCGCGTAGAAGATCCCCTCCCCGGTGAACGGGTTGACCAGCGACAGCGCGTCCCCGGCCAGCAGCACCCGGCCGTGGCCCGGCGCGGGCCGCCAGGTCGACAGCGGCAGGTGGTGCGCGCGCAGCGCGGTCACCGTCGCCGGGTCGGTGTCGCCGAGCAGCTCGTGCATCCGCCCGATCAGGTGCTCGCGCGAGAGCCCGCTGCCGGCGGTCAGCTCGCCGTAGCCGACGTTGCGGCGGCCGTCGCCGATCGGGAACGACCACGCGTACGCGGGCCAGCGCCGCCCGGTCATGACGATGCGCTGCTCAGCGGCCATCCCGGCGGCCGGGGCGTAGCCGCGCAGCGCCACCGCCAGGTGCCCGCGCGGGTTGCGGGGCAGGCCCAGCGCCCGCCGCACCACCGAGTTGGCGCCGTCGGCCCCGATCACCACCCGGGCGGCGACGCCGTCGCCCAGATCGACCCGGTCGGGCCGCACCGTGACCGCGCGGACGGTGTGCCGGGCCAGCCGCGCGCCCGCCGCGACGGCCGCTCCCACCAGCCGGGCGTCGAACACCTGGCGCGGGATGGTGTACGCGGCCTCCGGCAGCGGCCGGGCCGCCTCGGCCCCGCCCGGCGCGGTCAGCCGCAGCGACCGGATCGGGGCGTAGCCGTCGGTGACCCCGGTGACGCCGAGCCCCGCCAGGACGTCCAGGCCCTGCTGGGCGATGCCGTCGCCGCAGGTCTTGTCGCGGGGGAAGTCGTCACGGTCCAGCAGCAGCACCCGGGCTCCGGCGGTCGCCGCGGCCACGGCGGCCGCCGATCCGGCCGGGCCCGCGCCCACGATCGCGACGTCGTACACCCCGCCAGCATCGGGCATCGGCACCCGGGCCGCTACCCGAGACGGCGCAACAGTCGTTGAACAGGGGAACATGCGCAGGCAGGAGGCCCGATGGTGCGGCGGTGGCTGTTCGGCGACCAGCTCGGACCGCATTTCCTCGACGACCCGGCGCAGCCGGTGCTGCTGATCGAGTCGAAGGCGGTGTTCCGGCGGCGGGCGTTCCACCGGCAGAAGGCGCACCTGGTGCTGTCCGCGATGCGCCACCGCGCCGCCGAGCTCGGCGACCAGGCCCGCTACCTGCGCACCGAGACCTACCGGGAGGCGCTGGCCCGGGTACGCGAGCCGCTGGACGCCTGCCATCCGACCTCCCGCGCCGCCCGCCGCCTGGTCCGCGCGGCGGGAGTGACGATGCTCGGCCCGCGCGGCTTCGCCACCGACCCGGCCGAGTTCACGGCCTGGGCGAACGGCCGCTCCCGGCTGCGGATGGAGGACTTCTACCACGACGCCAGGCGACGGTTCGGACTGCTCATGGACGGTGGCGAGCCGGTCGGCGGCCGGTGGAACCTCGACGCCGACAACCGGCAGCCGCCGCCGAAGTCCGGGCACCTGGACGTGCCGCCCCCGCCGCTGCCGGTCGAGGACGACGTCGACGCCGAGGTCCGCGCCGACCTGGACCGCTGGGAGCGCGAGGGCGTCGCGTTCGTGGGCCGCGACGGGCCGCGGCTGTTCCCGGCCACGCGGGACGAGGCCGTGGCGCGGCTGCGGCACTTCGTCGCGCACCGGCTCGCGGCGTTCGGGCCGTACGAGGACGCGATGCTGTCCGGCGACCCCTGGCTGGCGCACAGCATGCTGTCGGCGCCGCTGAACCTGGGCCTGCTCGACCCGCTGGAGGCGGCCCGCGCCGCCGAGCGCGCCTTCCGCGCGGGCAAGGTGCCGCTGGCCAGCACAGAAGGCTTCGTCCGGCAGCTGATCGGCTGGCGCGACTACATCTGGCACCTGTACTGGTATCTCGGCGAGCGCTACCCGCGGGCCAACCGGCTGCACGCCCGGCGCACGCTGCCGGACTGGTTCGCCGGGCTCGACGCCGACGCGGTGCAGGCCCGCTGCCTGTCCGATGTGCTGGCCGGGGTGCGCGACCGGGGCTGGGTGCACCACATCCCCCGGCTGATGGTGCTGGGCAACTACGGTCTGCAACGCGGCTGGCGGCCGCAGGAGCTGGCCGACTGGTTCCACCGCTGCTTCGTCGACGGCTACGAGTGGGTGATGACCGCCAACGTCGTCGGCATGAGCCAGTACGCCGACGCGGGCGCCATCACCACCAAGCCGTACGCGGCGGGCGGGGCGTACCTGCACCGGATGAGCGACTACTGCGGCGGCTGCCG
This window encodes:
- a CDS encoding FIST signal transduction protein, with amino-acid sequence MPETETAEPARRWMGVGRSDLTDSRAAAVAAATAAQTGPDAKLLVVFAAITHDPAQVLAGLAEAAPGVTVVGCTTHGEIGPGGPADGTITIAALGGAGLQVETSVATRVAGRQGDAGYEVADCVSRVDLPHKVLMLLTDGLVRDQESIVRGCYRALGAAVPLFGGAAADGWRMSGAYLFHNGEVLTDAVVGAAIASEAPLAVGVRHGYETIGQPMIVTRSENGRVLTLDDRPALDVYLERLDAPPEVYRDPAAFTAFALPRPLGVQRRSGVEARNLSTEVDLEGRSIGGGGAIDPGGLTWVMTGDEQTILEATDAACDDALTALGGREPIGMLTFSCAALRAVLGEEGIRREGERLQKWAGSLPFAGFYTYGEIARNHGIDGFHNQTLVVLALS
- a CDS encoding cryptochrome/photolyase family protein, with protein sequence MVRRWLFGDQLGPHFLDDPAQPVLLIESKAVFRRRAFHRQKAHLVLSAMRHRAAELGDQARYLRTETYREALARVREPLDACHPTSRAARRLVRAAGVTMLGPRGFATDPAEFTAWANGRSRLRMEDFYHDARRRFGLLMDGGEPVGGRWNLDADNRQPPPKSGHLDVPPPPLPVEDDVDAEVRADLDRWEREGVAFVGRDGPRLFPATRDEAVARLRHFVAHRLAAFGPYEDAMLSGDPWLAHSMLSAPLNLGLLDPLEAARAAERAFRAGKVPLASTEGFVRQLIGWRDYIWHLYWYLGERYPRANRLHARRTLPDWFAGLDADAVQARCLSDVLAGVRDRGWVHHIPRLMVLGNYGLQRGWRPQELADWFHRCFVDGYEWVMTANVVGMSQYADAGAITTKPYAAGGAYLHRMSDYCGGCRYDPGTRLGEHACPYTAGYWAFLDRHRDALRGNHRLAQPLRQLDRLADLDAVVDQEHRRGSHAP
- a CDS encoding DHA2 family efflux MFS transporter permease subunit, which codes for MATETSTGGGPNAAGGPPPTPALKHSPWIVLFALCLGFFMILLDTTIVNIAIPDIIDRLGASLDQILWILNAYILVYAVLLITAGRLGDLFGPKRLFLVGLVIFTAASVACAFAQDPTQLIVFRVVQGFGGALLTPQTLSVITTIFPADKRGAAFGIWGAVAGVATVAGPTLGGWLVTDYGWKWIFLVNLPVGVFALILAWIVMPDLRLNRRHQLDVLGTVLVSIGLFLLCYGLIEGQPHKWGKAWGPVTIPQILIAAAVVLALFMFQQYKQRDGEPLIPFSIFADRNFSLMNWVVSAISFGMLGLFLPLVIYLQSVLGLTALQAGLTTAPMSLVSMFIAPVAGRLADKMGGKFILFGGLTLWVGGLSLVVWSAQVDSHRADLLPGLLIAGVGLGCTFAPLQTIAMRNVAPQVAGAASGFINTTRQLGAVIGSAAVGALLQGLLSDQLTAKATANAAALPEAFRGRFVEGFAQAGSRGLEVGAGQSGAKMPPGTPQNVIDLALKTFHEAYVAAMKSTMLLPLIVLAVATLSVLLVRRRVQSAAVPGQARPTDTPAVVEV
- a CDS encoding geranylgeranyl reductase family protein, whose protein sequence is MFPCSTTVAPSRVAARVPMPDAGGVYDVAIVGAGPAGSAAAVAAATAGARVLLLDRDDFPRDKTCGDGIAQQGLDVLAGLGVTGVTDGYAPIRSLRLTAPGGAEAARPLPEAAYTIPRQVFDARLVGAAVAAGARLARHTVRAVTVRPDRVDLGDGVAARVVIGADGANSVVRRALGLPRNPRGHLAVALRGYAPAAGMAAEQRIVMTGRRWPAYAWSFPIGDGRRNVGYGELTAGSGLSREHLIGRMHELLGDTDPATVTALRAHHLPLSTWRPAPGHGRVLLAGDALSLVNPFTGEGIFYAVLSGALAGAAARHGEHAGAAYTRALRDRMARHLRHTGVIARATAAPWVVDAGIRAAAADQRVFDGFVGLGLGDGLLTARLLGAVTRAVLRRS
- a CDS encoding sensor domain-containing diguanylate cyclase, which encodes MPLAESLYIQQLVELLAVVSASPDEPTAVQNGVERSAQALEAEVAAVVFDGKVAASIGFPPDAVPQEDIVAVGAQQRADLDVPGLGRCPAVSASWAGSRPGQLVLARWGEGFGIEERNLVRGMARVLELTLTMLRTLAAEHSIRESLEEQQRLLTHLFAIQRAISRREELQRILDAVTAAASDLLGDEVGLLWLRDESHPDRARLVSAAGPLVDVDEQVTVGLDQAGTAGEAIRADQVVVRHGVADPDPALSRLGDGPVYASLAAPVHDSGTVTGALLVASCDPSRAYSPADEQTLGAFAENVSLALTDANMVVRIQQAHRDPLTGLASRRLFMEQLARRMADGTGSTLAVLFLDLDRFKEINDTLGHAAGDQLLTATADRIAAQLRSGDVASRFGGDEFAVLLHEVDGPGDASAVAGRIIAATGKPVRVARRLLRVGVSIGIALSDPAVLAPDELVARADLAMYEAKRTGAGGWVVYRPDMSDFAAA